A genome region from Gouania willdenowi chromosome 9, fGouWil2.1, whole genome shotgun sequence includes the following:
- the LOC114469916 gene encoding protein limb expression 1 homolog produces MSQVEESIITYLSQSEAEPNSRNLNVVAFLHNWWEQKQAGELDGSSGTSHGSTCGRRPLLYESSPSPGPPYVCYVTLPGGSCFGNYKVCESQAEAQRDAARVALMNTMVNELPCRLINSQFITQTLQQAATECAVSTEDADDPSTSIGSYNLLLQSYVGRTMLEFQEMMTVFQLLHWNGTLKALRERRCSRQSVISYYSQRGLDECMRSSMALDWLGREQRSPGILGMELQAARRELLLARRRGVELRFHKEKTEILSLAMSQAYVYHTAEVFDDPPPSTSKEDHLPLNTLYSQHTDEQMVSSPSATQQNHCHTSGKHWPSSSL; encoded by the exons atgAGTCAGGTGGAGGAGAGCATCATCACATACTTATCCCAAAGTGAAGCTGAGCCCAACTCCAGAAACT TGAATGTGGTGGCCTTCCTCCATAACTGGTGGGAGCAGAAGCAGGCGGGTGAATTGGATGGTTCTTCAGGAACGTCTCATGGTTCCACATGTGGGAGGAGGCCCCTGCTCTACGAGTCCTCTCCTTCCCCTGGTCCTCCTTATGTCTGCTACGTCACACTTCCTGGAGGAAGCTGCTTTGGTAACTATAAG GTGTGTGAGAGCCAGGCTGAGGCTCAGAGGGATGCAGCTCGTGTGGCTTTAATGAACACGATGGTGAACGAGCTGCCATGTCGACTCATTAACTCCCAGTTTATCACTCAGACTCTACAGCAGGCAGCCACAGAGTGTGCT GTTTCCACAGAAGATGCAGATGATCCAAGCACCAGCATAGGAAGCTACAATCTGCTGCTGCAGTCGTACGTGGGAAGGACCATGTTGGAATTCCAG GAGATGATGACAGTTTTCCAGTTGCTGCACTGGAATGGGACCCTGAAGGCTCTCAGGGAAAGACGGTGTTCTCGGCAG AGCGTGATTTCCTATTACTCCCAACGAGGACTTGATGAGTGTATGCGCAGCAGCATGGCTCTGGATTGGCTGGGCCGGGAGCAAAGGTCGCCAGGGATTCTGGGAATGGAGCTCCAGGCAGCACGGAGGGAGCTGCTGTTGGCACGACGTAGGGGCGTTGAACTGCGCTTCCACAAGGAAAAGACAGAGATCCTCAGCCTGGCCATGAGCCAAGCTTACGTCTACCACACAGCTGAGGTCTTTGACGACCCACCACCTTCCACATCCAAAGAGGACCACCTGCCGTTAAACACACTTTACAGCCAGCACACAGACGAGCAGATGGTCTCTAGTCCATCAGCCACACAGCAAAACCACTGTCACACCTCTGGCAAACACTGGCCCTCCAGCAGCCTGTGA
- the riok2 gene encoding serine/threonine-protein kinase RIO2: MGKLNVVVLRYLSREDFRVLTAVEMGMKNHEIVPVSLLSSIASLKHGGCNKILRELVKHKLVVYERSKSVQGYRLNYGGYDYLALKTLCSRDVILSVGNQMGVGKESDIYIVASPSGEQYALKLHRLGRTSFRNLKNKRDYHKHRKNMSWLYLSRLSAMKEFAYMKALYDRGFPVPKPVDYNRHAVVMELINGHPLCQVHKLKDASALYSEFMELIIKLANHGLIHGDFNEFNLMLDEQDHITMIDFPQMVSTSHPNAEWYFDRDVKCIRDFFARRFNYESELYPTYKDIRRSCSLDIEVSASGFTKDMERDGALLHPAGPEDDEEDDEEDDEEETDEEAEPEEHSLDMEEYKHAIQELEGLKLKDTDCEKQSEENCDGKTEEDDNVCSDGREKETELNKAEDQCLELEVLSASNKEFKPFRDSDSLLHVAEHRRLRTDSEATVGSIGSCATIPAEVVRQKVRRQLSKQQKAAQKRRLQKGEANLVTQSRRENQNNIKSSMESASFWG, translated from the exons ATGGGGAAGTTGAATGTTGTGGTGCTGAGATATTTAAGCCGCGAAGACTTCCGTGTCCTTACAGCG GTGGAGATGGGGATGAAGAATCATGAAATAGTTCCTGTCAGTCTTCTGTCTTCTATTGCCAGTCTCAAGCATGGCGGCTGCAACAAGATCCTCAGAGAGCTCGTGAAACACAAACTTGTTGTTTATGAACGCTCCAAGA gcgTCCAAGGCTACAGGCTGAACTATGGAGGATATGACTATTTGGCCCTGAAGACTTTGTGCTCCAGAGATGTGATATTGTCAGTCGGAAATCAGATGGGCGTGGGGAAAGAATCTG ATATATACATTGTGGCTAGCCCGAGTGGAGAGCAGTACGCACTCAAGCTGCACCGACTCGGTCGAACGTCCTTCAGAAACCTAAAGAACAAGAGAGACTATCACAAACACAGGAAGAACATGTCTTGGCTCTATCTCTCCCGTCTCTCTGCCATGAAAGAGTTTGCCTACATGAAG GCTCTGTATGATCGAGGCTTTCCTGTCCCTAAACCCGTGGACTATAACAGACACGCTGTGGTAATGGAGCTCATCAACGGACATCCATT GTGTCAGGTGCACAAGCTGAAGGATGCGTCTGCGCTGTACAGCGAGTTCATGGAGCTCATCATCAAACTGGCCAATCACGGCCTGATTCACGGAGACTTCAATGAGTTCAACCTGATGTTGGATGAGCAGGACCACATCACTATGATTGACTTTCCTCAAATGGTTTCAACATCTCATCCCAACGCTGAGTG GTACTTTGACCGAGATGTCAAATGCATCAGGGATTTCTTTGCAAGGAGATTCAACTACGAAAGTGAGCTTTATCCGACCTACAAAGACATCAG GCGGTCCTGTTCTTTAGATATTGAGGTGTCGGCCAGCGGCTTCACTAAAGACATGGAGCGAGATGGTGCACTGCTCCACCCGGCTGGGCCTGAGGACGATGAagaggatgatgaagaggatgatgaagaggagacAGACGAGGAAGCTGAACCAGAAGAGCACAGTCTGGATATGGAGGAGTATAAACACGCAATACAAGAACTGGAAGGGTTGAAATTGAAGGATACAGATTGTGAAAAACAAAGTGAAGAGAATTGTGATGGAAAGACAGAAGAGGATGATAATGTGTGTTCAGATGGAAGAGAGAAAGAAACTGAGCTGAATAAAGCAGAAGATCAGTGTCTAGAGCTGGAGGTGCTTTCTGCTTCCAACAAAGAGTTCAAACCGTTCAG agactctgacagtCTTCTACATGTTGCTGAACACAGAAGGCTGAGGACAGACAGTGAGGCTACAGTGGGAAGCATTGGGAGCTGCGCTACAATACCAGCA GAGGTGGTTCGTCAGAAGGTGCGGAGGCAACTCAGCAAACAGCAGAAGGCAGCGCAGAAGAGACGTCTGCAGAAAGGAGAGGCCAACCTGGTGACCCAATCCAGACGGGAGAACCAGAACAACATCAAGTCCAGCATGGAGAGCGCCTCCTTCTGGGGATAA